One Cupriavidus necator N-1 DNA window includes the following coding sequences:
- a CDS encoding DoxX family protein, with protein sequence MTRATPSPHTPFTLAARAQRVVDWLDRMPYTALAIPLRFAVATVFWNSAMAKLANWATAVELFREEYRLPLLPPELAAYLAVSVELTAPVLLVLGLATRPMALILLGMITVIQLLVYPQAWPTHIQWAAMLLVLLARGAGALSVDWLIRRRLTDASVH encoded by the coding sequence ATGACACGCGCCACGCCTTCCCCCCACACCCCCTTCACGCTTGCCGCGCGCGCACAGCGCGTCGTGGATTGGCTCGATCGCATGCCGTACACAGCCCTGGCCATTCCGTTGCGGTTCGCGGTCGCCACCGTCTTCTGGAATTCGGCCATGGCCAAGCTGGCGAACTGGGCGACGGCGGTGGAGCTGTTCCGGGAGGAATACCGGCTGCCGCTGCTGCCGCCCGAACTGGCCGCCTACCTAGCGGTATCCGTTGAGCTGACGGCGCCAGTGCTGCTGGTGCTCGGCCTGGCAACCCGCCCCATGGCGCTGATACTGCTTGGCATGATCACGGTGATCCAGCTGCTCGTCTATCCGCAGGCATGGCCCACGCATATCCAGTGGGCGGCGATGCTGCTGGTACTGCTGGCGCGGGGAGCCGGGGCGCTCTCGGTTGACTGGCTGATTCGCCGGCGTCTCACGGACGCGTCGGTGCACTGA
- the bufA1 gene encoding BufA1 family periplasmic bufferin-type metallophore — MNKHVLAASTLSSALGLALAMVAVPAQAQATKDMSAMPQVVKDNMARMEKSKLEKCYGINAVAKNDCAEGAHSCAGQATQARDGKSFVLLPAGDCSKIQGGKLKAS; from the coding sequence ATGAACAAGCATGTATTGGCCGCATCCACCTTGTCGTCCGCCCTTGGGCTGGCGCTTGCCATGGTCGCCGTGCCCGCGCAAGCGCAAGCCACGAAGGACATGAGCGCGATGCCGCAGGTCGTGAAGGACAACATGGCGAGGATGGAAAAGAGCAAGCTGGAGAAGTGCTATGGCATCAATGCCGTGGCAAAGAACGACTGCGCGGAAGGTGCGCATTCCTGCGCGGGACAAGCCACGCAGGCACGCGATGGCAAATCCTTCGTGTTGCTGCCCGCCGGCGATTGCAGCAAGATCCAGGGCGGCAAGCTGAAGGCCTCATGA
- a CDS encoding sigma-70 family RNA polymerase sigma factor, which produces MKQNLGMSSQADRSQRPGHHAGGKPGLVDATHDAAGPSPLSEPACRPDGKPDWSAMMARAQAGDRAAYRRLLEGITPYIRALAVRQVHNHGDIEDTVQDVLLTIHAVRHTYDPARPFGPWLVAIARRRIIDSLRRRARTSARETPLDTEPETISDPGANLQEMALDARAVRDAVDCLPAGQREALRMLKLEEMSLKEAAVASGMSVGALKVATHRALKTLRKLFESQGSKP; this is translated from the coding sequence ATGAAGCAGAATTTAGGCATGTCTTCCCAAGCTGACCGCTCACAACGCCCAGGCCACCATGCCGGCGGCAAGCCGGGCCTCGTGGACGCCACGCACGATGCGGCTGGTCCTAGCCCCTTGTCCGAGCCGGCGTGCCGCCCGGACGGCAAGCCGGACTGGTCGGCCATGATGGCCCGCGCACAGGCAGGCGACCGCGCGGCGTACCGGCGCCTGCTCGAAGGCATCACCCCGTACATCCGGGCGCTGGCCGTACGGCAGGTCCACAACCACGGGGACATCGAGGACACCGTGCAGGATGTGCTGCTCACGATTCACGCCGTGCGCCACACCTACGACCCGGCACGTCCGTTCGGTCCGTGGCTGGTGGCCATCGCCCGCCGGCGCATTATCGACAGCCTGCGCCGGCGGGCACGCACCAGTGCGCGCGAAACACCGCTCGACACGGAACCGGAAACCATTTCCGACCCCGGCGCGAACCTCCAGGAAATGGCACTGGACGCGCGGGCGGTGCGCGACGCGGTGGACTGTCTGCCTGCCGGACAGCGCGAGGCGCTGCGCATGCTGAAACTGGAGGAAATGTCATTGAAAGAGGCTGCCGTCGCCAGCGGCATGTCTGTCGGCGCGCTGAAAGTGGCCACCCATCGCGCCTTGAAGACGTTGCGCAAACTGTTCGAATCCCAAGGTAGCAAGCCGTGA
- a CDS encoding type II toxin-antitoxin system RelE/ParE family toxin: protein MIVVRLTPLAEAELEAIADYIARDNPRRALSFVQELRDRCLSLADMPLTFPLVPRYEDRGIRHRVHGNYQIFYRVLGDPPARIDVLHVLHSARNYAALLFD, encoded by the coding sequence ATGATCGTCGTTCGCCTGACGCCGCTGGCCGAGGCCGAACTCGAAGCCATCGCCGACTATATTGCTCGCGACAATCCGCGTCGCGCGCTCTCCTTCGTGCAGGAGTTGCGCGACCGGTGCCTGTCGCTCGCAGACATGCCGCTTACCTTCCCGCTGGTACCCCGCTATGAGGACCGAGGCATCCGGCACCGCGTACACGGCAACTATCAGATCTTCTACCGCGTGCTGGGCGATCCGCCTGCGCGAATCGACGTACTGCACGTGCTGCACAGCGCCCGCAACTATGCCGCGCTGCTGTTCGACTGA
- a CDS encoding DUF2242 domain-containing protein: protein MLHRFRQLSVLCAIATVSSACSLSSAPAPTPLYQQEQFDTATSPYARTFKANSDATCEAARRALLSQGYVSSSAHPDTIDGSKNFQPSNDTHVVIAFHVVCADANADGTSSTAYVNAVQDRYALKKTSTSASVGLSVLGSLSLPIGSGSDSMVKIASETIPAGVFYERFFNLVDHFLKVDPVRRDRATVKAAEKAHVAPLPEPAPTHPGEPMKMTTPAGPTPPAPPVPVQPPAVAPAPAPALEPAPVPAAPSPSPTSRAPNGSPATAAPAAKLDATAPTAGSAPAAPATPFAPSAPPSTGVSGTN, encoded by the coding sequence ATGCTCCACCGATTCCGCCAGTTGTCCGTTTTGTGCGCGATTGCCACCGTCTCGTCGGCATGCAGTTTGAGTTCGGCGCCGGCGCCGACGCCGCTCTATCAGCAGGAGCAGTTCGACACAGCGACAAGCCCATACGCGCGCACGTTCAAGGCCAATTCCGACGCGACTTGTGAAGCCGCGCGCCGGGCGCTGCTGAGCCAGGGTTATGTGTCGAGTTCGGCCCATCCCGATACGATCGATGGCAGCAAGAATTTCCAACCGAGCAACGACACGCACGTCGTGATCGCCTTTCACGTCGTCTGCGCGGACGCGAACGCAGATGGCACGTCGAGCACCGCCTATGTGAACGCGGTACAAGACCGCTATGCGCTGAAGAAGACCAGCACGTCGGCCAGCGTCGGCCTGAGCGTGCTCGGCTCGCTGTCATTGCCGATCGGCTCGGGCAGCGACTCGATGGTCAAAATTGCGAGCGAGACAATTCCGGCCGGCGTGTTCTACGAGCGCTTCTTCAATCTGGTCGACCATTTTCTGAAGGTCGATCCGGTGCGGCGCGACCGTGCGACGGTGAAGGCCGCGGAGAAGGCGCATGTTGCGCCGTTGCCCGAGCCCGCGCCGACGCATCCGGGCGAGCCGATGAAGATGACGACGCCCGCCGGGCCCACGCCGCCCGCCCCGCCCGTTCCGGTGCAGCCGCCCGCTGTAGCACCTGCACCTGCACCTGCACTGGAACCGGCACCGGTTCCAGCGGCACCGTCGCCTTCGCCGACGTCGAGGGCGCCTAATGGATCACCGGCCACTGCAGCACCCGCGGCGAAGCTCGACGCTACAGCGCCGACGGCCGGGTCCGCACCAGCTGCACCAGCCACACCGTTTGCACCGTCCGCGCCACCCTCCACGGGCGTGAGCGGCACGAACTGA
- a CDS encoding APC family permease yields MDQPAKLNADSLGIVESVIMGIAGTAPAYSIEITTSTIIGTAGTLSPASILVCGLIMFGIAYAFINMNRALASAGTSYSWVSMVFGRGLGFFAGWALLVLCCVFMVSAMIPAANATLLIFDRPMMNNVHYVTLIAAAWLTFVSAVVVKGIKLTSYVQVLMTIIEGVILLAIIVASFFTFTPAPQHPFSLVWFWPFAFSPELFANGALVAIFFFYGWDVTMNLSEETRDSNHIPGRAAFWSMVFLMAFFLVFIVITLLGLSDAEIQHYNTNIIFAIAEKLFGPTWGYVSIIAVLLSTVGTVETQMLQFTRTLFAKSRDGALHPRYARLHPRWRTPHIAIFFIWITGLALLFVSSYLPTINVILQDSITAIGFQICFYLGLTGLACGWYYRKMLAHGLWLAVSHVIWPAASGLFLFFIALYSIPTFDWVTNFVGIGGIAIGAIPLLLNRKKIWVTPAA; encoded by the coding sequence ATGGACCAACCCGCCAAGCTCAACGCCGATTCGCTGGGCATCGTCGAATCGGTGATCATGGGCATCGCCGGCACCGCGCCCGCCTACAGCATCGAGATCACGACTTCCACAATCATCGGGACGGCTGGCACGTTGTCACCGGCGAGTATCCTGGTGTGCGGGCTCATCATGTTCGGCATCGCGTACGCGTTTATCAACATGAATCGTGCGCTGGCGAGCGCCGGTACCTCCTATTCGTGGGTGAGCATGGTATTCGGGCGTGGGCTCGGCTTCTTTGCCGGCTGGGCGCTTCTCGTACTGTGCTGCGTGTTCATGGTTTCCGCCATGATTCCGGCGGCAAATGCCACGCTACTCATCTTTGATCGACCAATGATGAATAACGTGCACTACGTGACGCTGATCGCCGCCGCGTGGCTCACGTTTGTCAGCGCGGTGGTCGTCAAGGGCATCAAGCTCACCAGCTACGTGCAGGTGCTGATGACGATCATCGAGGGCGTCATCCTGCTCGCGATCATCGTCGCGAGCTTCTTCACGTTCACACCTGCGCCGCAACACCCGTTCTCACTGGTCTGGTTCTGGCCCTTCGCGTTCTCGCCCGAGCTGTTCGCCAACGGCGCATTGGTGGCAATCTTCTTTTTCTACGGCTGGGACGTGACCATGAACCTCAGTGAGGAGACGCGAGACTCGAACCACATCCCGGGTCGCGCCGCGTTTTGGTCGATGGTATTCTTGATGGCGTTCTTCCTCGTCTTCATCGTCATCACGCTGCTCGGCCTGTCGGATGCCGAGATCCAGCACTACAACACGAACATCATCTTCGCCATCGCGGAGAAGCTCTTCGGGCCGACTTGGGGCTACGTCTCGATCATCGCGGTACTGCTGAGCACGGTGGGAACGGTCGAGACGCAGATGCTGCAGTTCACGCGAACACTCTTTGCCAAGAGCCGCGACGGCGCACTCCACCCTCGCTATGCGCGTCTGCATCCGCGTTGGCGGACGCCACACATTGCTATCTTTTTCATCTGGATCACGGGGCTCGCGCTGCTGTTCGTGTCGTCTTACCTGCCAACCATCAACGTCATCCTGCAGGATTCGATTACAGCCATCGGCTTCCAGATCTGCTTCTACCTTGGGCTGACCGGGCTCGCCTGCGGCTGGTACTACCGCAAAATGCTGGCGCATGGATTGTGGCTTGCCGTGAGTCACGTTATCTGGCCGGCGGCAAGCGGACTTTTCCTCTTCTTCATCGCGCTTTACAGCATTCCGACCTTCGACTGGGTCACCAATTTCGTCGGTATAGGAGGCATTGCCATCGGTGCCATTCCGCTACTGCTGAACCGCAAGAAGATCTGGGTGACGCCAGCAGCCTGA
- a CDS encoding type II toxin-antitoxin system ParD family antitoxin, with amino-acid sequence MISADLGQQLERYVTELVASGRYGSKSEVLREGVRLIQDREAQLTALDAALAQSLAEADAGCGTDAATVFDRLEAKYRAAAGRAPGRGA; translated from the coding sequence ATGATCAGTGCCGACCTTGGACAACAACTCGAGCGCTACGTGACCGAACTTGTCGCTTCGGGCCGCTATGGCTCAAAGAGCGAAGTACTGCGCGAAGGCGTGCGTCTGATTCAAGACCGCGAAGCGCAACTGACGGCGCTGGACGCGGCGCTCGCGCAAAGCCTGGCCGAGGCAGACGCGGGCTGCGGCACCGACGCAGCCACCGTGTTCGACCGCCTCGAGGCCAAATATCGCGCCGCGGCAGGCAGAGCGCCCGGGCGCGGCGCATGA
- a CDS encoding NrsF family protein, with protein sequence MRETPDLIESLVADAKPVRRLHRPLVRVVCWLLLAALLLALVMLVNGVRPDLALKLQQPVFVTSVAAAIGTGILAAAAAFIASVPGRSRRWLWMPLPSLAVWMGTIGYGCLTNWVEIGPEGMSPGETARCFATLVVVSTPLAIALTAMLRYVARLSPAPVAMCAGLAVAAIAATSLLLIHPLDASAMVLLWNLGVALLFVGAGSLFGHRPFARMAQH encoded by the coding sequence GTGAGAGAGACCCCTGACCTGATCGAGTCGCTGGTGGCTGACGCCAAGCCGGTTCGCCGCTTGCACCGGCCCTTGGTGCGGGTGGTGTGCTGGCTGTTGCTGGCTGCCCTGTTGCTAGCGCTAGTCATGCTCGTGAATGGCGTGCGGCCAGACCTTGCGCTGAAGTTGCAACAGCCGGTGTTCGTCACCAGCGTTGCAGCCGCCATCGGGACCGGCATCCTGGCCGCGGCGGCCGCGTTCATCGCCAGCGTGCCGGGTCGCTCGCGCCGGTGGCTGTGGATGCCGCTACCATCCCTGGCCGTCTGGATGGGCACAATCGGTTACGGCTGTCTGACGAACTGGGTGGAGATCGGGCCGGAAGGCATGTCGCCCGGCGAGACCGCGCGCTGCTTCGCAACGCTGGTGGTGGTCAGCACGCCGCTGGCCATTGCTTTGACGGCCATGCTGCGCTATGTGGCACGCCTCTCGCCTGCGCCGGTGGCGATGTGTGCGGGCCTTGCCGTTGCCGCGATCGCGGCAACGAGCCTGCTACTCATTCATCCGCTGGATGCTAGCGCGATGGTCTTGTTGTGGAATCTGGGTGTCGCGCTGCTGTTCGTCGGTGCCGGCAGTCTATTTGGACATCGACCGTTCGCTCGAATGGCACAACACTGA
- a CDS encoding SpoIIAA family protein, with product MIEILNGFPDNVVAVSASGEVTREDYEKVLMPAVDAAIARHDKVRIYYELGPGFARMAVGAMWDDFRLGVTRYLHWEGIAVVTDLDWIRHAADIFRFLVPGYVRSFQMAQSREARDWISGSLDTAGTRAR from the coding sequence ATGATCGAGATCCTGAACGGCTTTCCAGACAACGTCGTCGCGGTCAGCGCCAGCGGCGAGGTTACACGGGAGGACTACGAGAAGGTGCTGATGCCCGCCGTCGACGCGGCAATCGCACGGCACGACAAGGTACGCATTTACTACGAACTCGGACCCGGCTTCGCCAGGATGGCGGTCGGCGCCATGTGGGATGACTTCAGACTGGGCGTGACGCGCTACCTGCACTGGGAGGGCATCGCGGTGGTAACGGATCTCGACTGGATCCGTCACGCCGCCGATATCTTTCGATTCCTGGTGCCGGGCTATGTCAGGAGCTTCCAGATGGCCCAGTCCCGCGAGGCACGGGACTGGATCTCCGGTTCGCTCGATACGGCAGGCACGCGCGCTCGCTGA
- a CDS encoding HvfC/BufC N-terminal domain-containing protein: MQSDPPSLLELQRAFAQELGNPAAGEASAHVIADGLAPQARLGIYRNTATATLVGALRLSYPAVQALVGPEFFEGAARLFIGQSAPQSAWLDAYGEAFAEFLARLPEAAAIGYLPDVARLEWAVSAVLHAPDATPLDLRRLAESDVSAAGDIRFLPHPAVRVVHAAFPVDAIWRAVLNRDDHALARIDPAVGPVWLLVRRTSDAIDVDRLSAWQWQFTAALLAGHPLHAALGPTPPVDAHAWLATLLSAGSFTGFGRAQASDLPIPDLSP; this comes from the coding sequence ATGCAATCCGATCCTCCCTCATTGCTTGAGCTGCAGCGCGCGTTCGCCCAGGAACTGGGAAATCCTGCCGCCGGTGAGGCCTCGGCGCACGTGATCGCGGACGGGCTGGCACCGCAGGCGCGGCTGGGTATCTACCGAAACACCGCCACCGCCACGCTCGTAGGCGCGCTGCGCCTGTCATATCCGGCCGTCCAGGCCCTGGTAGGCCCCGAGTTCTTCGAAGGCGCGGCCCGGCTGTTCATCGGGCAGTCTGCCCCGCAGAGCGCGTGGCTGGATGCGTACGGCGAGGCGTTCGCGGAATTCCTGGCGCGTCTGCCTGAGGCGGCCGCAATTGGCTACCTGCCTGACGTCGCCCGGCTGGAGTGGGCCGTGAGTGCAGTCTTGCACGCGCCGGACGCCACGCCGCTCGATCTACGCCGCCTGGCGGAATCAGACGTATCCGCAGCCGGCGATATACGTTTCTTGCCGCATCCTGCGGTGCGCGTGGTGCATGCCGCGTTCCCCGTCGATGCCATCTGGCGCGCGGTGCTGAACCGCGACGACCATGCCCTGGCGCGCATCGACCCCGCGGTGGGCCCGGTCTGGCTGCTGGTGCGCCGCACATCGGACGCCATCGACGTCGACCGGCTCAGCGCGTGGCAATGGCAATTCACCGCGGCCTTGCTGGCCGGGCATCCGCTGCACGCTGCATTGGGCCCGACGCCGCCGGTGGACGCGCACGCGTGGCTGGCCACGCTGTTGTCGGCCGGCAGCTTTACCGGCTTCGGCCGGGCCCAGGCCTCTGACTTACCCATTCCGGATCTCTCGCCATGA
- the bufB gene encoding MNIO family bufferin maturase — translation MAAAAVAYPRGLGPIPPRAGIGLRFRHHQAVVEEHPAVSWFEVHTENYMGGGRAPGCLDAIRRDYALSLHGVGLSLGSADGLDLAHLARVREVVERVEPGLVSEHLSWSITRGTYLADLLPLPMTEEALAVVCSHVDQVQGALRRRILVENPSTYLQYRHSTIPEWEFLAEVARRTGCGILCDVNNIYVSACNHGWDAMTYLHALAPAAIGEIHLAGHSVRQLGQGQVLRIDDHGSRVAPAVWALYEAALGRFGAVPTLIEWDTDVPPLDVLMGEARIAQAALERQQHAIRSSLIA, via the coding sequence ATGGCTGCCGCGGCTGTCGCCTACCCGCGCGGGCTGGGCCCGATCCCGCCGCGCGCCGGGATCGGACTACGCTTCCGGCACCATCAGGCAGTGGTGGAGGAACACCCGGCCGTTTCGTGGTTCGAGGTGCATACGGAAAACTACATGGGCGGCGGCCGCGCGCCGGGCTGCCTGGACGCCATTCGCCGTGACTACGCCCTATCGCTGCACGGCGTTGGCCTGTCGCTGGGCAGTGCAGACGGGCTGGACCTGGCGCATCTGGCGCGGGTGCGCGAGGTGGTTGAACGGGTCGAACCCGGGCTGGTGTCGGAGCATCTGTCCTGGAGCATCACCCGCGGCACGTATCTTGCCGACCTGCTGCCCTTGCCGATGACCGAGGAGGCGCTGGCCGTGGTTTGCTCGCATGTCGACCAGGTCCAGGGCGCACTGCGGCGCCGCATCCTGGTCGAGAACCCGTCTACCTATCTCCAGTATCGCCACTCAACCATTCCCGAGTGGGAATTCCTGGCCGAAGTGGCGCGGCGCACCGGGTGCGGCATCCTGTGTGACGTCAACAATATCTATGTCAGCGCCTGCAATCACGGATGGGACGCCATGACATACCTGCACGCGCTTGCGCCGGCCGCCATCGGCGAAATCCATCTGGCCGGCCACAGCGTGCGGCAACTCGGGCAGGGGCAGGTCCTGCGCATCGACGATCACGGCTCGCGCGTGGCACCGGCGGTGTGGGCGCTCTACGAGGCGGCGCTTGGGCGGTTCGGTGCGGTGCCGACGCTGATCGAATGGGATACGGACGTGCCGCCTCTCGATGTGCTGATGGGGGAAGCGCGTATCGCTCAGGCGGCACTGGAGAGACAGCAGCATGCAATCCGATCCTCCCTCATTGCTTGA
- a CDS encoding DNA-binding protein, with amino-acid sequence MPAADLDLTDATLQAAMANDIAELRSRFPETRALYREVCGLLFFRYGVTPTTNKLYSLVRKGSMGTPAEVLQAFWQELRGRTRVTIDHPDLPDALKDIAAGAVQTIWQAANEAATGELATLRAEARHAASAAEAERDAARTETAAAREEVAAISAQLAEAREAHAATQARLEAGRAELDAAGRQLAELRTQFSTELERAREQVTLAQERAEASERRSLREPDAGRTARQQSERTAEALRGELLAARSEARDAAVAQAEVRARLAAAEEAQRKSAHDLDAVQAELGTAQRRAERAEAEAALARQLLAELRACARNPRSTEESILTARPSEIASPQTRPAQMIITRHMRRHHPDRASRRVTRPSAFD; translated from the coding sequence TTGCCCGCTGCCGACCTGGATCTGACCGACGCCACCCTGCAGGCCGCGATGGCCAACGACATTGCCGAGCTGCGCAGCCGTTTCCCCGAAACCCGCGCGCTGTACCGCGAGGTCTGCGGCCTGCTGTTCTTCCGCTATGGCGTTACGCCCACCACGAACAAGCTCTATAGCCTGGTACGCAAGGGCAGCATGGGCACGCCCGCCGAGGTGCTGCAGGCGTTCTGGCAGGAACTGCGCGGACGCACGCGCGTCACCATCGACCATCCCGACTTGCCGGATGCGTTGAAGGACATCGCGGCCGGGGCGGTCCAGACCATCTGGCAGGCGGCCAACGAGGCCGCCACCGGCGAGCTGGCCACGCTGCGCGCCGAGGCCCGCCATGCGGCCAGCGCCGCCGAGGCCGAGCGCGACGCGGCGCGGACCGAGACCGCGGCGGCGCGGGAAGAGGTGGCCGCCATCTCGGCGCAGCTGGCGGAGGCGCGCGAGGCGCACGCGGCGACCCAGGCCCGGCTGGAAGCGGGGCGGGCGGAACTGGACGCCGCCGGGCGGCAACTGGCGGAACTGCGCACCCAATTCTCGACCGAGCTCGAGCGCGCCCGCGAGCAGGTGACCCTCGCGCAGGAACGGGCTGAAGCCAGCGAGCGGCGGAGCTTGCGCGAACCGGATGCGGGACGTACCGCGCGCCAGCAGAGCGAGCGCACGGCCGAAGCGTTGCGCGGCGAACTGCTGGCGGCGCGCAGCGAGGCCCGCGACGCGGCCGTGGCGCAGGCCGAAGTCCGGGCCCGGCTCGCGGCCGCCGAGGAGGCGCAGCGCAAGTCGGCGCACGACCTGGACGCGGTGCAGGCGGAGTTGGGCACGGCGCAGCGCCGGGCCGAACGGGCCGAGGCCGAAGCGGCGTTGGCGCGCCAGCTGCTGGCAGAATTGCGCGCGTGCGCTCGGAACCCCCGGTCAACAGAAGAATCTATATTGACGGCCCGGCCAAGCGAGATTGCGTCGCCACAAACGCGACCGGCGCAAATGATAATTACACGGCACATGCGGCGGCATCATCCCGACCGCGCCTCGCGGCGCGTCACACGGCCGAGCGCTTTTGATTGA